The following coding sequences are from one Lysinibacillus sp. FSL W8-0992 window:
- a CDS encoding DUF2877 domain-containing protein: MVRTYTSKINQMDGRLLEWLRHQPIGEQIGAIHSIFDKVVNFITHDGTLLFSLAKNEVIQSPGMMKTLENDLFSEMCSTLKSTKEIYLVDYNLLNISDWQWDFSNAALWNRGIKPRWQAKHEPTCYHLSLLNHFILNNGATAGIFPAWKSFTYPDWEVPTATRKDFYFSSFLDGLNQLNQEIKADKLDTFLLKFAGLGIGLTPAGDDFLTGLLATWKYFEAPLYKKVESCSAEWLQKLKGRTTTVSYFMLKQCLEGQLNEALLDVLDNMDSNPIPHLQRVLKIGSTSGTDMLTGVSVAYQQLIDHKEEIHNGI, translated from the coding sequence ATGGTTAGAACTTATACAAGTAAAATCAATCAAATGGACGGCCGTCTGCTTGAATGGTTACGCCACCAACCGATTGGCGAACAAATCGGAGCAATCCACAGTATTTTTGATAAGGTGGTCAATTTCATAACCCATGACGGCACTTTGCTATTTTCTTTGGCGAAGAATGAGGTGATTCAATCACCAGGAATGATGAAAACCTTAGAAAATGATCTTTTTTCTGAGATGTGTTCAACTTTAAAGTCGACTAAAGAAATTTATTTAGTAGATTATAATCTCTTGAATATTAGCGATTGGCAATGGGATTTTTCAAATGCTGCGCTTTGGAACAGAGGTATTAAGCCGCGCTGGCAAGCTAAGCACGAGCCAACTTGTTACCACTTGTCGCTATTGAACCATTTCATTCTAAACAACGGAGCAACGGCAGGGATTTTTCCGGCATGGAAAAGTTTCACTTATCCAGATTGGGAAGTTCCTACTGCCACACGGAAGGATTTCTACTTTTCCTCTTTCTTGGATGGGTTAAATCAGCTAAATCAGGAAATAAAGGCAGATAAGCTCGATACGTTTTTATTAAAGTTTGCCGGTCTTGGGATCGGGCTGACGCCAGCAGGCGATGATTTTCTAACAGGGCTGCTGGCAACTTGGAAGTATTTTGAAGCCCCTCTATACAAGAAAGTTGAAAGTTGCAGCGCCGAGTGGCTACAGAAGTTGAAAGGAAGAACAACCACTGTTAGCTATTTTATGTTAAAGCAATGCTTGGAGGGGCAGCTTAATGAAGCCTTGCTAGATGTATTGGACAACATGGATAGTAATCCAATTCCTCATTTACAGCGAGTGTTAAAAATTGGATCTACCTCTGGGACGGATATGTTGACTGGTGTCAGCGTGGCATACCAACAGCTTATAGACCATAAGGAGGAAATACATAATGGCATCTAA
- the arcC gene encoding carbamate kinase — MSRILIALGGNALGSTPQEQQQLVHGAAKPIVDLIEQGHDVVIAHGNGPQVGSINLAFEKSSKEHASISSMPFAECVAMSQGYIGYHLQNAIQEELLKRSINKSVATIVSQVVVDKNDHAFQNPTKQIGSFYSKEEAQRLMAETGDIYIEDSGRGYRRVIPSPVPIKIVEKDIINDLVNAGRIVIAVGGGGIPVVEENNHSLIGVEAVIDKDLASRCLADELNADFLFILTAVEKIAINFGKPNQQNLDHLSVDEAEKLIREGHFAPGSMLPKVQAAISFVRGKQGRKSIITSLDKAKDAILGRTGTVIFD, encoded by the coding sequence ATGAGTAGAATCTTAATAGCTCTTGGAGGAAACGCTCTTGGTTCTACGCCCCAGGAACAGCAGCAATTAGTACACGGTGCGGCAAAACCGATTGTCGATTTAATTGAACAAGGCCATGATGTAGTTATTGCCCATGGAAACGGGCCGCAAGTCGGTTCTATTAATCTTGCATTTGAAAAAAGCTCGAAGGAACATGCAAGCATTTCCAGCATGCCATTTGCTGAGTGCGTGGCAATGAGCCAAGGGTATATAGGCTACCATTTGCAAAATGCAATCCAAGAAGAACTGTTAAAGCGCTCCATCAATAAATCAGTCGCAACGATTGTCAGTCAGGTGGTGGTTGATAAGAACGATCACGCCTTTCAAAATCCTACAAAACAGATTGGTTCCTTTTATTCAAAAGAAGAGGCACAAAGATTAATGGCTGAAACAGGTGACATTTATATTGAAGATTCTGGCCGCGGCTATCGCCGGGTTATTCCATCGCCTGTTCCTATTAAAATCGTTGAAAAAGATATTATTAACGACTTGGTGAATGCAGGCCGCATTGTGATTGCTGTTGGTGGCGGAGGTATTCCGGTAGTCGAGGAAAACAACCATTCCTTAATCGGCGTGGAAGCGGTCATTGACAAAGATTTGGCAAGTAGATGCTTAGCCGATGAGTTGAATGCAGACTTTTTGTTCATTTTGACAGCCGTCGAAAAAATCGCGATCAACTTTGGTAAGCCGAATCAGCAAAACCTTGATCATTTATCTGTTGACGAGGCTGAAAAATTGATTAGAGAAGGACATTTTGCACCTGGAAGTATGCTTCCTAAAGTCCAGGCAGCTATTTCATTCGTCAGAGGCAAGCAAGGCAGAAAGTCGATAATCACCTCGCTAGATAAAGCAAAGGATGCAATCCTTGGAAGGACAGGTACCGTTATTTTCGACTAA
- a CDS encoding XapX domain-containing protein: protein MRDYLLSLAGGLIVGILFSLVKLPLPAPPLVGIFGMVGIFLGGVLMDSLFKALKEKRKVST, encoded by the coding sequence ATGCGTGACTATCTTTTGTCTTTAGCAGGTGGTTTGATTGTAGGCATTTTATTTTCATTAGTTAAGTTGCCGTTACCTGCCCCTCCGTTAGTTGGAATATTTGGAATGGTAGGTATATTTTTAGGAGGTGTACTAATGGATTCTCTTTTCAAAGCTCTTAAAGAAAAGAGAAAGGTGAGTACATAA
- a CDS encoding cupin domain-containing protein → MTEKKTKVKIGDELKWNAFTEHRKVHHHELLSAKEADDLGVSVSSVLRERIEVGGAVLPHYHDVAEVIHITKGKVKLLQNGEWKSYKEGDTFLVPKGVVHSVANDDVEPTEQISIFIPVHEGIHNENFTSHMVDVEN, encoded by the coding sequence ATGACCGAAAAAAAGACGAAGGTGAAAATTGGTGATGAATTAAAGTGGAATGCATTTACAGAGCACCGCAAAGTCCATCACCATGAGCTCCTAAGTGCCAAAGAGGCGGATGACCTAGGTGTAAGTGTCAGCTCTGTCTTAAGAGAACGTATTGAGGTGGGCGGAGCCGTACTGCCCCATTATCACGACGTGGCTGAAGTGATTCATATTACAAAAGGAAAAGTAAAACTCCTACAAAACGGTGAATGGAAGTCCTATAAAGAAGGTGACACATTCCTAGTTCCAAAAGGAGTCGTTCACTCTGTTGCTAATGACGATGTCGAACCTACCGAACAGATAAGCATCTTCATACCGGTTCATGAAGGAATCCATAACGAAAATTTCACATCACATATGGTAGATGTAGAAAATTAA
- a CDS encoding YlbE family protein → MSTLNELFNQPLRVINIGTSKFKEDLDLQGIETIQVDWQPPAGGNIQLLKALDFFQDNEKVEKANQEAIQRIKDAHPFLIDIERAIDVIPSMHSKKILHSGPPIAWENMAGPMQGAIIGALIFEGMAANEEEAKALINAGEIEFGSCNEHLTVGPMAGIVSPSMPVHVIENRTHGNRAYCSINEGLGKVLRFGAFSSEVIDRLKWLRDVFAPALKKALVPTGGIDLKSITAQALHMGDECHNRNKAATSLFYREIADYFMQIEIETDTLREVLHFIQNNEHYFLNLSMPACKAALDAGHGVPYSTVVTTMARNGVEFGICISGLSEKEWFTAPANFIKGLFFPGYSEEEATRDLGDSAITETMGIGGFAMGGSPAIVQFVGGEVKDAIQYSEQMYEITVSENSNYSIPTLNFRGAAFGIDVKKVIETNILPVINTGIAHKVAGIGQIGAGIVHPPMACFEKGFLRFYEVYGEGAVNE, encoded by the coding sequence TTGAGTACGCTAAATGAGCTTTTTAATCAGCCATTACGTGTGATTAACATCGGAACGTCCAAATTTAAAGAAGATTTAGACCTGCAGGGCATCGAAACAATACAAGTTGACTGGCAGCCCCCAGCAGGAGGCAATATACAACTACTCAAAGCATTAGATTTCTTTCAGGACAATGAAAAGGTGGAAAAGGCAAACCAGGAAGCCATTCAACGCATTAAGGATGCCCATCCTTTCTTAATCGATATTGAGCGGGCTATCGATGTCATTCCAAGTATGCACAGCAAAAAAATACTGCACTCTGGACCTCCTATCGCCTGGGAAAACATGGCTGGTCCAATGCAAGGTGCAATTATCGGAGCGCTCATTTTCGAAGGAATGGCAGCGAACGAGGAAGAAGCGAAAGCATTAATTAATGCTGGAGAAATTGAATTTGGCTCATGCAATGAGCATTTAACAGTTGGGCCAATGGCGGGTATCGTCTCCCCATCCATGCCAGTACATGTCATTGAAAACAGAACACATGGAAACAGAGCATATTGTTCGATTAATGAAGGTCTAGGCAAGGTATTGCGTTTTGGTGCTTTTTCCAGCGAAGTAATTGATCGGCTAAAGTGGCTGCGCGATGTTTTTGCCCCTGCGTTGAAAAAGGCGCTTGTGCCAACAGGTGGAATTGATTTGAAATCCATTACTGCTCAAGCTCTTCATATGGGGGATGAATGCCATAACCGCAATAAGGCGGCAACAAGTCTTTTCTACCGGGAGATTGCTGATTATTTCATGCAAATCGAAATCGAGACTGACACATTACGAGAGGTCTTGCATTTTATCCAAAACAATGAACACTATTTCTTAAATCTGTCCATGCCAGCATGTAAAGCTGCACTTGATGCAGGACATGGTGTTCCATATTCCACTGTTGTCACAACAATGGCCAGAAATGGTGTGGAATTTGGCATTTGCATTAGTGGGCTAAGTGAAAAGGAATGGTTTACAGCACCTGCAAACTTTATCAAAGGTTTATTTTTCCCAGGGTATTCTGAGGAGGAGGCAACTCGGGATTTAGGAGATAGTGCCATTACAGAGACGATGGGAATTGGCGGGTTTGCGATGGGCGGTTCCCCTGCAATTGTTCAATTTGTTGGAGGCGAGGTAAAAGACGCAATTCAATATAGCGAGCAAATGTATGAAATTACGGTAAGTGAAAATAGCAATTATTCCATTCCAACTTTAAACTTTCGCGGAGCTGCCTTTGGAATTGATGTTAAAAAAGTAATTGAAACGAACATTCTTCCAGTCATTAATACAGGTATAGCACATAAAGTAGCTGGAATCGGGCAAATTGGCGCGGGTATCGTCCATCCTCCTATGGCATGCTTCGAAAAAGGCTTCCTTCGTTTCTATGAAGTTTATGGAGAGGGCGCTGTAAATGAGTAG
- the fdrA gene encoding acyl-CoA synthetase FdrA has protein sequence MASKVLIERNAYHDSVTLMSLSSKMNSIEGVEQAVISMATQMNKDLLANIGLLTDEAKVATANDLIIALITDTDKRAEEVMELIYTELTAKKEKKGKENNHTAKTINSALNLMPGANMAIISVPGKYAAREANQALKKGMHVMLFSDNVSIEDEKVLKETGRDNGLFVMGPDCGTAIINRSGLCFANKVSEGGIGLVAASGTGLQEVTVQIDRLGFGITQAIGTGGRDLDESIGGIMMLQGLKALENDENTKVITLISKPPAPSVQDKILAAVKKCNKPIVVCFLDGDAKAVEAAGATFSPTLIDAARKSVKLLDPQSVIETEITDGVERWITAEKAKLKDSQQDIRGLFCGGTLTAEALSIIRSTGKTVKSNVAKKVEEKLSDITYSVGHTLLDMGDDEFTKGKPHPMIEPSLRNDRILQEAKDPKTAVLLLDFELGFGAHDDPVGVTLDTIKLARDEAAQAGRYLPVVAYICGTFKDKQDYQQQQKKLQSVGVYVADSNEMATRIAAMLVQKEVN, from the coding sequence ATGGCATCTAAAGTATTGATAGAAAGGAACGCCTATCATGATTCGGTAACGCTAATGTCACTGTCCAGCAAAATGAATAGTATCGAGGGTGTCGAACAAGCAGTTATCTCGATGGCGACCCAAATGAACAAAGATTTGCTGGCAAACATTGGACTGCTGACAGATGAGGCAAAAGTAGCAACAGCAAATGATTTGATTATTGCCTTGATTACAGATACAGATAAGCGTGCAGAGGAAGTGATGGAGCTCATCTATACGGAATTAACAGCTAAGAAGGAAAAGAAAGGGAAAGAAAATAATCATACAGCGAAAACTATAAATTCAGCATTGAATCTAATGCCGGGAGCAAATATGGCAATTATCTCTGTTCCTGGGAAATATGCTGCACGCGAAGCGAATCAAGCATTAAAGAAAGGCATGCACGTCATGCTGTTCAGTGACAATGTTAGTATCGAAGATGAAAAAGTGTTGAAGGAAACAGGTAGAGACAATGGGTTATTCGTCATGGGGCCAGATTGCGGTACAGCAATTATTAATCGAAGCGGACTTTGCTTTGCGAATAAAGTAAGCGAAGGAGGCATTGGTTTAGTCGCTGCTTCCGGTACCGGGCTACAAGAAGTGACAGTGCAAATCGACCGCCTCGGGTTTGGCATTACACAAGCGATTGGCACAGGGGGGCGCGATCTCGATGAATCAATCGGCGGTATTATGATGCTTCAAGGGCTTAAAGCATTGGAGAACGATGAGAATACGAAGGTCATCACATTAATTTCCAAGCCGCCTGCCCCAAGTGTTCAGGACAAAATTCTTGCAGCAGTGAAAAAATGTAATAAACCAATAGTGGTCTGCTTCCTGGATGGAGACGCAAAAGCAGTAGAGGCAGCAGGAGCAACTTTTTCACCAACATTAATTGATGCTGCCCGCAAGTCTGTTAAATTGCTTGATCCACAATCAGTAATTGAAACTGAAATTACGGATGGTGTGGAAAGATGGATCACTGCAGAAAAAGCAAAATTAAAGGATTCTCAACAGGACATTCGCGGATTATTTTGCGGCGGTACGCTGACGGCAGAAGCATTGTCAATTATCCGATCTACAGGAAAAACTGTCAAAAGCAATGTAGCAAAGAAAGTGGAAGAGAAACTTAGCGATATTACCTATAGTGTAGGCCATACGTTGCTAGATATGGGGGATGACGAATTTACAAAGGGTAAACCTCATCCGATGATAGAGCCCTCACTTAGAAATGATCGGATTCTTCAAGAAGCAAAAGACCCAAAAACGGCTGTCTTATTATTGGACTTTGAATTGGGGTTTGGAGCTCATGATGATCCAGTAGGTGTGACGCTAGATACGATTAAATTGGCAAGGGATGAGGCCGCACAGGCAGGAAGGTACTTGCCGGTCGTTGCCTATATTTGCGGAACTTTCAAAGATAAGCAAGATTATCAGCAGCAGCAAAAAAAACTTCAATCTGTTGGTGTTTATGTGGCTGACAGCAATGAAATGGCAACGAGAATTGCAGCAATGCTTGTGCAAAAGGAGGTCAATTAA
- a CDS encoding cysteine hydrolase family protein, with amino-acid sequence MSKVYAIDAKPYSFEFELEKTALIIIDMQRDFCAPGGFGEKLGNDITLTRAIIPTTQTVLEVAREKGLMVIYTREGHRLDLSDCPPSKLKRGSKQGAGIGDEGPMGRILIRGEYGHDIVDELKPVEGEIVIDKPGKGAFYQTDLEVILKNKGITHLLVAGVTTHVCVQTTIREANDRGFECLLLEDCSAAFDPRDHEDSIHMINQQGGIFGWTASSQNLLASLGK; translated from the coding sequence ATGAGTAAAGTATATGCAATAGATGCGAAACCTTATAGTTTTGAATTTGAGTTAGAAAAAACTGCCCTAATTATCATTGATATGCAGCGTGACTTTTGTGCACCTGGCGGATTTGGCGAGAAACTGGGGAATGATATTACGCTAACACGCGCCATCATTCCTACCACTCAGACAGTACTGGAAGTTGCACGTGAGAAAGGCTTGATGGTGATTTATACCCGCGAAGGGCATCGACTAGACTTATCGGATTGCCCACCAAGCAAACTGAAACGCGGCAGCAAGCAAGGTGCAGGCATCGGTGATGAAGGCCCAATGGGAAGAATTCTTATCCGAGGTGAATATGGTCATGATATTGTGGATGAGCTAAAGCCGGTTGAAGGCGAGATTGTTATTGACAAACCTGGGAAAGGCGCTTTCTATCAAACAGACCTTGAAGTGATTTTGAAAAATAAAGGCATTACACATTTGCTTGTCGCTGGCGTAACGACACATGTCTGTGTTCAAACAACAATTCGTGAAGCGAATGACCGTGGATTTGAATGCTTACTGCTCGAAGATTGCTCTGCGGCATTTGATCCAAGAGACCATGAAGATTCCATACACATGATCAACCAGCAAGGTGGCATCTTTGGGTGGACAGCATCTTCTCAGAATCTGCTTGCTTCACTAGGTAAATAA
- a CDS encoding XapX domain-containing protein, whose product MLQIVLSLIGGLLVGILFKFIKLPVPAPPLIGIVGVIGIFLGAELVNAVLHLF is encoded by the coding sequence ATGTTACAGATCGTTCTGTCTTTAATTGGAGGTTTACTAGTAGGCATATTGTTCAAATTCATTAAGCTGCCAGTTCCGGCGCCTCCTCTTATCGGAATTGTCGGAGTAATAGGAATCTTTCTTGGCGCAGAGTTAGTAAACGCTGTCCTTCATCTTTTCTAA